A region of Thermovibrio ammonificans HB-1 DNA encodes the following proteins:
- the rpmB gene encoding 50S ribosomal protein L28 translates to MAKCAICGKTTIFVNKVSHSHRVTSKKQRANLQRVKAIVNGEKKRIWVCTKCLKAGKVQKAI, encoded by the coding sequence ATGGCCAAGTGCGCTATATGCGGAAAGACAACCATATTCGTAAACAAGGTGAGCCACTCCCACAGGGTAACCAGCAAGAAGCAGAGGGCAAACCTCCAGAGGGTTAAGGCCATCGTAAACGGCGAGAAGAAGAGGATTTGGGTCTGCACCAAGTGCCTCAAGGCCGGTAAGGTTCAGAAGGCCATATAA
- the trpC gene encoding indole-3-glycerol phosphate synthase TrpC — MTILDRIVEYKRQEVEELKKKFNLSALREEAERLKVPYDFKAALTANGVNIIAEVKKASPSKGVIREDFDPVAVAKAYERGGARAVSVLTDRKFFQGSPFFLRQVAAEVKLPVLRKDFIIDEFQIYGAKALGASSFLLIVSILSDDQLRDFIELGRELGMEPLVETHTEEEVERALKAGAEIVGVNNRDLKTFKVSISTTLRLLPIIKSEGKVAVSESGIKGKEEIVTLRERGVDAFLVGETLMRSDNPEEVLRSWVAT; from the coding sequence GTGACAATCCTCGACAGAATAGTTGAGTACAAACGGCAGGAAGTTGAAGAGCTTAAGAAGAAGTTCAACCTCTCCGCCCTGCGGGAGGAGGCAGAGCGCCTGAAGGTTCCCTACGACTTTAAGGCTGCCCTTACGGCCAACGGCGTTAACATCATAGCCGAGGTGAAGAAGGCCTCACCCTCTAAGGGGGTTATCCGCGAGGATTTCGACCCTGTTGCCGTAGCCAAGGCCTATGAGAGGGGCGGGGCCAGGGCCGTGTCGGTCCTCACCGACAGGAAGTTCTTCCAGGGCTCCCCCTTCTTCCTGAGGCAGGTAGCTGCGGAAGTGAAGCTCCCCGTTTTAAGGAAGGACTTCATAATAGACGAGTTCCAGATTTACGGTGCCAAGGCCCTCGGGGCTTCCTCGTTTCTCCTCATCGTTTCCATACTCTCCGACGACCAGCTCAGGGACTTCATAGAGCTCGGCAGGGAGCTCGGCATGGAGCCCCTGGTTGAGACCCACACCGAGGAAGAGGTTGAGAGGGCTTTAAAGGCCGGAGCGGAGATAGTGGGGGTTAACAACAGGGATTTGAAAACCTTTAAGGTTTCCATCTCTACAACTCTGAGGCTGCTGCCGATAATCAAGTCTGAAGGTAAGGTTGCCGTTTCCGAAAGCGGCATAAAGGGGAAGGAGGAGATAGTTACCCTGAGGGAAAGGGGAGTGGACGCCTTCCTCGTAGGAGAGACCCTTATGCGCAGCGACAACCCCGAGGAGGTTCTCAGAAGTTGGGTCGCCACTTAG
- a CDS encoding NUDIX domain-containing protein gives MPFPPKTPYLAVDALVNVQNEAGEFLGIVLIERKYPPVGLALPGGFVEVGETVERAVIREMKEELTLDVIPIRQFKVYSDPNRDPRGIHVVSVVFECVARGEPVGSDDAKKARIFHYDAVPLERLVFDHSKIVRDYLNDPEAVFKKTVTTGESSGV, from the coding sequence ATGCCCTTTCCGCCCAAAACGCCCTACCTGGCCGTAGACGCCCTGGTAAACGTTCAAAACGAAGCGGGAGAGTTCCTCGGGATAGTTCTCATAGAGCGCAAGTACCCTCCGGTGGGCCTTGCCCTTCCCGGGGGCTTTGTTGAAGTGGGAGAGACCGTTGAACGCGCCGTTATAAGGGAGATGAAGGAAGAGCTTACCCTCGACGTTATACCCATAAGGCAGTTTAAAGTCTACTCCGACCCTAACCGGGACCCGAGGGGTATCCACGTTGTGTCGGTAGTCTTTGAGTGCGTTGCCCGGGGAGAGCCCGTAGGCTCAGACGACGCCAAAAAGGCCCGGATATTCCACTACGACGCCGTGCCTCTTGAGAGGCTCGTTTTCGACCACTCAAAGATAGTCCGGGACTACCTAAACGACCCGGAGGCCGTTTTTAAAAAAACTGTAACTACGGGGGAAAGCAGTGGGGTTTAA
- the glmU gene encoding bifunctional UDP-N-acetylglucosamine diphosphorylase/glucosamine-1-phosphate N-acetyltransferase GlmU, with product MGFKTVVLAAGKGTRFKSELPKVLHPILGKPMLWYVVKAALEAGSEEVIVVVGHKRELVEEFLRENYPQVKTVYQSRQLGTGHAVAQCRELLKNYSGKVVVLNGDTPLVRPEDIKAVASTPGDMVVLTAKTEDPTGYGRVVRDGNAVLKIVEEKDATPEERLITEINTGIYAFSAEPLFRALEQIDNNNAQGEYYLPDVLKVFQKEGLSVVPVLTSDFESVMGVNNRHQLAAAESVMRDRIVKELQLSGVTVHNPQTVYVEPDVTVEPDVELFGPLYLRGKTVIKKGTVVGPFCDIRDSFIGEGCTVESHCWMSGATLKGGASCGPFSRLREGTVLEGGSRVGSFVETKKAHLKEGAKANHLTYLGDCTVGENTNVGAGTITCNYDGFAKWRTEIGRNVFVGSNTLFIAPVKVGDGAITAAGSVITRDVPDNALAVARSKQVNYPGKAESVREKARKRAEEARGDNPRQNS from the coding sequence GTGGGGTTTAAAACGGTAGTTCTCGCAGCCGGGAAAGGCACAAGGTTCAAGTCGGAGCTTCCCAAAGTCCTCCACCCCATACTGGGTAAGCCTATGCTCTGGTACGTTGTGAAGGCGGCCCTTGAGGCCGGCTCCGAAGAAGTTATAGTGGTTGTAGGCCACAAGAGGGAGCTCGTTGAGGAGTTCCTGAGGGAGAACTACCCTCAGGTGAAAACGGTTTACCAGAGCCGGCAGCTGGGAACCGGCCACGCCGTTGCCCAGTGCAGGGAGCTCCTTAAAAATTACTCGGGTAAAGTTGTGGTTCTCAACGGGGATACCCCCCTTGTAAGGCCCGAAGACATAAAGGCCGTTGCATCTACTCCCGGCGATATGGTTGTTCTTACGGCAAAAACCGAAGACCCTACCGGCTACGGCAGGGTGGTTCGCGACGGCAACGCCGTTTTGAAGATAGTTGAGGAGAAGGACGCAACGCCGGAAGAGCGTCTTATAACCGAGATTAACACCGGAATATACGCCTTCTCGGCGGAGCCTCTCTTCAGGGCCCTTGAGCAGATAGACAACAACAACGCTCAAGGGGAGTACTACCTGCCGGATGTTCTAAAGGTCTTCCAAAAGGAGGGGCTTTCGGTTGTTCCCGTTCTCACCAGCGACTTTGAGTCTGTAATGGGGGTTAACAACAGACACCAGCTCGCGGCTGCAGAGTCGGTTATGAGGGACAGAATAGTCAAGGAGCTTCAGCTCTCCGGCGTTACCGTTCACAACCCCCAAACCGTTTACGTTGAGCCCGACGTTACGGTTGAGCCCGACGTTGAGCTCTTCGGCCCCCTCTACTTAAGGGGCAAAACCGTTATCAAGAAAGGGACAGTAGTGGGGCCCTTCTGCGACATAAGGGATTCCTTCATAGGGGAAGGGTGCACCGTTGAGAGCCACTGCTGGATGAGCGGGGCCACTCTGAAAGGAGGTGCCTCCTGCGGACCCTTCTCCAGGCTGAGGGAGGGAACCGTCCTTGAGGGTGGCTCTCGGGTTGGAAGCTTTGTAGAGACCAAGAAGGCCCACCTGAAAGAGGGAGCCAAGGCCAACCACCTCACCTACCTTGGTGACTGCACTGTAGGGGAGAACACCAACGTTGGAGCCGGCACTATTACCTGCAACTACGACGGCTTTGCCAAGTGGAGAACGGAAATAGGCAGAAACGTTTTCGTTGGCAGCAACACCCTCTTTATAGCTCCGGTAAAGGTGGGAGACGGTGCGATAACTGCCGCCGGCTCTGTAATTACCCGGGACGTTCCGGATAACGCCCTGGCCGTTGCCCGTTCCAAGCAGGTAAACTACCCGGGGAAGGCAGAGTCGGTAAGGGAGAAGGCGAGAAAGCGGGCAGAGGAGGCAAGAGGTGACAATCCTCGACAGAATAGTTGA
- a CDS encoding redoxin domain-containing protein, whose protein sequence is MGRHLVALALLAIFAPANAFADWYILLPKKPLPKREVTKLPKLKVAPKKVKPKPYSVEVKKIIAPAFSVPLFGEGKLCSRELLGKTVVVFFVDGLFTPFTERLVSALERLNLKGTTFIVVSVNDADFAQVYQFKRLMGVKRVVVSADSYVYKLFKERVKNLSVPSVVVIDKYGFIRFFSPNLEKVPLERATAQLQEIVRSLQKV, encoded by the coding sequence TTGGGTCGCCACTTAGTAGCCTTAGCGCTTCTTGCCATATTCGCCCCGGCTAACGCATTCGCCGACTGGTACATACTGCTTCCCAAGAAACCCCTTCCGAAGAGGGAGGTGACAAAGCTCCCGAAGCTGAAAGTTGCACCGAAGAAGGTAAAGCCTAAACCCTACTCCGTTGAGGTTAAAAAGATAATCGCCCCGGCCTTTTCGGTGCCGCTGTTTGGGGAGGGGAAGCTCTGCTCGAGGGAGCTTCTCGGTAAAACCGTTGTCGTCTTCTTCGTAGACGGCCTCTTCACCCCCTTTACCGAGAGGCTCGTTTCTGCCTTGGAGAGGTTGAACCTGAAGGGGACTACTTTTATCGTCGTTTCGGTAAACGACGCCGACTTTGCCCAGGTTTACCAGTTTAAAAGGCTCATGGGCGTAAAGCGGGTAGTGGTTTCCGCAGACAGCTACGTTTACAAGCTCTTTAAGGAGAGGGTTAAGAACCTTTCGGTCCCTTCCGTTGTTGTTATAGACAAGTACGGCTTTATACGCTTCTTCTCGCCCAACTTAGAGAAAGTACCCCTCGAGAGGGCAACGGCCCAGCTCCAGGAGATAGTGAGGAGCCTCCAGAAAGTTTAA